A genome region from Erigeron canadensis isolate Cc75 chromosome 3, C_canadensis_v1, whole genome shotgun sequence includes the following:
- the LOC122592428 gene encoding vacuolar protein sorting-associated protein 54, chloroplastic, whose translation MDPKASSSSFRSMVRTSNPNSSSLLSKTLSDATTQNLSSILNNPHDSVSDGSWSSWWSSTTSVQLPDFAPPSVSKTPGIDLSRSDFASYLSSLSDHYTRFEDIRNHSNQENLDNHDNVSYSYNVEDDERDRDRDRAGEALVACLREVPALYFKEDFRLEDGGTFRAASPFTNVGENMMLQEKLSQYLDVVELHLVKEISLRSNSFFEAQGQLEDLSSKIVEGCARIRELKETIRLLDVDLVDSACQVHDLNATRSDLLALQEKLRLILYVNQSLAALKLLVASGDCAGALDVTDDLKHFLDGDQLTGLHCFRHLEDHVAAAVDSVNSILSAEFLRASINDVGDKDVTILSKAKARIALQGNGEDNEVQLHQEDTSSFHDRLLPLIIGLLRTAKLPTVLRIYRDTVTSDMKMAIKSVVAELLPVLLAKPLDSDLKSGDRIAEADGGGSSLASKLRSLSSESFVQLLGTIFKIVQAHLLRAAEVKKAIEWIMSNLDGHYAADSVAAAIAHGALSAEAPTVGDGQSGSFPLSNQRNVIKVSPVQPKWNDTTSSSNLSKNFRADVLRENTEAVFAACDAAHGRWAKLLGVRALLHPRLRLQDFLNIYNVSQDFVAATEKIGGRLGYSIRGTLQSQAKAFVDFQHESRLTKLRAVLDQETWVEVDVPSEFQAIVDSLFSLDSLVGDSDDDSKSMSNSYNEMVSGDAEQPSRSVDGIADGTGQANNIKLKNVHGKSSTQLISFRGVGYHMVNCGLILLKMLSEYIDMNTVLPALSSEVIHRVLEMLKFFNTRACQLVLGAGAMQVSGLKSITSKHLALASQVVSFVHAIIPEIRRILFLKVPETRKSLLSSEIERVSQDYKVHRDEIHTKLVQIMRERLLVHLRGLPQIIETWNRSDETDVQPSQFARSLTKEVGYLQRVLSRTLHEADVQEIFKEVTIIFDIQISDAFSNVDISTPQAKARLKCDIQHILGCIGSLPSAKLNDSDAPIAGQLESLVQRISAEADH comes from the exons atggaTCCAAaggcatcatcatcatcattcagATCTATGGTGAGAACATCAAACCCtaattcatcatcattattatcaaAAACACTTTCAGATGCAACTACACAGAACCTATCTTCAATTCTCAACAATCCTCATGATTCCGTTTCCGATGGGTCCTGGTCTTCCTGGTGGTCTTCTACTACTTCCGTCCAACTTCCTGATTTCGCTCCGCCTTCCGTGTCCAAAACCCCTGGTATCGATCTCTCTCGATCCGATTTCGCTTCTTATTTGTCTTCATTATCTGATCACTATACTCGTTTCGAAGATATTCGTAATCACTCTAATCAGGAAAACCTAGATAATCATGATAATGTTAGTTATAGTTATAATGTTGAGGATGACGAAAGGGATCGGGATAGAGACAGGGCAGGGGAAGCGTTGGTCGCGTGTTTACGTGAAGTGCCTGCATTGTATTTTAAGGAGGATTTTAGGCTAGAGGACGGAGGGACGTTTAGGGCCGCTAGTCCGTTTACGAATGTAGGGGAGAATATGATGCTGCAAGAGAAGTTGTCACAGTATTTAGATGTGGTGGAGTTACATTTGGTTAAGGAAATCTCGTTGAGGTCCAATTCCTTCTTTGAAGCTCAAGGACAGTTGGAGGATTTGAGTTCTAAGATCGTGGAAGGATGTGCGAGGATTAGGGAGTTGAAAGAGACGATTCGGCTTTTGGATGTGGATTTGGTGGATTCGGCTTGTCAAGTTCATGATCTGAATGCGACGAGGAGTGATTTGTTGGCATTGCAGGAGAAGCTTCGGcttattttatatgttaatcAGTCTCTTGCTGCTCTTAAGTTG CTTGTCGCATCGGGTGATTGTGCTGGAGCTTTAGACGTCACTGATGATTTGAAGCATTTTCTG GATGGAGATCAACTGACTGGCCTACATTGTTTTCGTCACCTCGAGGATCATGTAGCTGCTGCAGTAGATTCTGTAAATAG CATTCTTTCAGCAGAATTTTTGCGGGCATCTATTAATGATGTCGGGGATAAGGATGTGACAATATTATCCAAAGCAAAAGCAAGGATCGCCTTACAGGGAAATGGAGAAGATAATGAA GTACAGTTACATCAAGAAGATACCTCCAGTTTTCATGATCGACTGCTACCTCTAATTATAGGGTTACTTAGAACG GCGAAGCTTCCTACTGTGTTGAGAATATATCGTGATACAGTTACATCTGATATGAAAATGGCTATAAAGTCTGTTGTTGCAGAGCTGCTTCCAGTTCTTCTTGCCAAGCCACTGGACTCCGATCTTAAGTCAGGCGATCGAATTGCCGAGGCAGATG GTGGAGGATCGTCGCTTGCAAGTAAGTTAAGAAGTCTGTCTTCTGAAAGCTTTGTTCAACTTCTTGGCACCATTTTCAAAATTGTACAG GCACACTTACTTCGAGCTGCTGAAGTGAAAAAAGCCATTGAGTGGATAATGTCTAATCTTGATGGTCACTATGCTGCTGATTCAGTTGCTGCTGCAATTGCTCATGGTGCATTGAGTGCAGAAGCGCCTACAGTGGGTGATGGTCAGTCTGGATCTTTTCCTCTTTCGAATCAAAGGAATGTTATCAAGGTTTCTCCAGTCCAGCCAAAATGGAATGATACCACAAGTTCATCAAATTTGTCGAAAAATTTCAG aGCGGATGTACTGAGAGAAAATACAGAAGCAGTGTTTGCTGCTTGCGATGCAGCACATGGAAGATGGGCAAAGCTGCTTGGTGTCCGGGcacttcttcatccaaggctgAGGCTACAAGACttccttaatatatataacgtatCCCAGGATTTCGTTGCTGCAACAGAGAAG ATTGGTGGAAGGTTGGGATATAGCATTCGCGGAACATTGCAGTCTCAGGCTAAAGCTTTTGTTGATTTCCAGCATGAATCAAGG TTGACAAAACTGAGAGCAGTGCTTGATCAAGAAACATGGGTTGAAGTAGATGTTCCTAGTGAGTTCCAGGCCATAGTCGATTCACTTTTTAGCTTGGATTCTTTGGTTGGTGACTCGGATGATGATTCTAAGAGCATGTCTAATAGCTATAATGAAATGGTTTCTGGTGATGCTGAACAGCCATCTCGGTCTGTTGATGGCATTGCAGATGGCACTGGACAG GCTAAcaacataaaattaaagaatgtaCATGGAAAATCTTCGACTCAATTGATTTCCTTCAGAGGTGTTGGGTACCACATGGTAAACTG TGGGTTAATATTGCTGAAGATGTTGTCTGAGTACATTGATATGAATACTGTTTTACCAGCACTTTCATCTGAGGTTATTCACCGTGTTCTTGAAATGTTGAAGTTTTTTAATACAAGGGCTTGCCAGCTTGTTCTTGGTGCTGGTGCCATGCAG GTCTCTGGGTTGAAGTCTATTACATCCAAACATTTGGCCCTGGCTAGTCAGGTCGTCAGTTTCGTGCATGCTATTATCCCTG AAATTCGAAGGATTCTTTTCCTGAAAGTACCCGAGACGCGAAAAAGCTTGCTGTCATCAGAAATTGAACGAGTGTCACAG GATTATAAAGTGCATCGAGATGAGATACATACAAAACTTGTGCAAATAATGAGGGAAAGGTTGTTAGTTCATCTCCGTGGACTCCCACAAATCATTGAAACATGGAATCGATCCGATGAAACTGATGTACAACCCAGTCAGTTTGCCCGATCACTCACAAAG GAAGTTGGATATCTTCAGCGTGTGCTGTCTCGGACTTTGCATGAAGCGGATGTTCAAGAAATATTCAA AGAAGTGACCATTATCTTCGACATACAAATATCTGATGCATTTTCAAATGTGGATATTAGCACTCCTCAAGCAAAAGCCAG GCTTAAGTGTGATATTCAGCACATTCTTGGATGCATTGGATCATTACCATCTGCCAAGTTAAATGACTCTGACGCCCCGATTGCGGGACAACTTGAGTCCTTGGTTCAAAGAATATCTGCCGAGGCCGATCATTAG
- the LOC122592442 gene encoding probable methyltransferase At1g29790, giving the protein MGFTMGLNLLLLLAMVATNILSLYHLSTTMISTTKPPSATAPPVPDHLLRQLQTIRATINHLTRLHPNPTTTPTTTSTSPPSDLLLYTQLSPIASACRHHPDLLHQYMNYTPFTTCPPQSTAAAEPLILRGCHPLPRRRCFSQTPTKIPTSLPTNPFSPVPENAILWQNYQKCKNFECLNKNPDLGFDLNKEKLKFLSFKTDLDLPIVQFLEIARKVKSVVRLGLDIGGGTGTFSAQMKSQNVTIITTTMSIGAPYNEEVALRGLVPLHVPLQQRLPVFDGVLDLVRCGRAFNRWIPIQAMEFLLYDVDRVLRGGGFFWIDHFFSKSVDLDKVYGPLIGKLGYKKVKWAVGNKMDSTGVKNSEVYLTALLQKPVSR; this is encoded by the coding sequence atGGGATTTACAATGGGACTAAATCTATTGCTATTACTAGCAATGGTTGCTACTAATATTCTTTCACTTTATCATCTTTCAACGACTATGATCTCCACCACTAAACCACCCTCAGCCACCGCTCCACCTGTCCCTGATCACCTTCTCCGGCAACTCCAAACCATACGCGCCACCATCAATCACCTCACGCGCCTCCACCCAAACCCCACAACCACCCCCACCACTACCTCCACAAGCCCTCCATCTGACCTCCTTCTTTACACACAACTTTCCCCCATTGCCTCCGCCTGCCGACACCACCCTGACCTCCTTCACCAATACATGAACTACACCCCTTTCACCACCTGCCCACCGCAGTCCACCGCCGCCGCAGAACCCTTAATTCTCCGTGGCTGCCACCCTCTTCCTCGTCGGAGATGCTTTTCCCAAACACCCACTAAAATACCCACTTCACTTCCGACCAACCCATTTTCCCCGGTGCCGGAAAATGCGATCTTGTGGCAAAACTATCAAAAATGTAAAAACTTTGAGTGTTTAAACAAAAACCCAGATCTTGGTTTTGATCTAAACAAAGAAAAGCTTAAATTTTTAAGCTTTAAAACAGATCTTGATTTGCCAATTGTTCAGTTTCTTGAAATTGCAAGAAAGGTGAAAAGTGTTGTAAGATTAGGCCTAGATATAGGTGGTGGGACAGGTACATTTAGTGCACAAATGAAGTCACAAAACGTAACAATTATAACTACAACAATGAGTATAGGTGCACCATATAATGAAGAGGTTGCACTTAGAGGATTAGTACCATTACATGTGCCATTACAACAAAGATTGCCTGTTTTTGATGGTGTTTTGGATCTTGTAAGATGTGGGCGTGCTTTTAATAGATGGATACCAATACAAGCAATGGAATTTTTGTTATATGATGTTGATAGAGTGTTGAGGGGAGGTGGGTTTTTTTGGATTGATCATTTTTTTAGTAAAAGTGTGGATCTTGATAAGGTTTATGGGCCATTGATTGGGAAGTTAGGGTATAAGAAAGTGAAATGGGCAGTTGGGAATAAGATGGATTCAACTGGTGTGAAGAATAGTGAAGTTTATTTGACTGCTCTTTTGCAAAAACCGGTttcaagatga